A genome region from Sander vitreus isolate 19-12246 chromosome 21, sanVit1, whole genome shotgun sequence includes the following:
- the LOC144536723 gene encoding uncharacterized protein LOC144536723, translating to MSSLFACEDPATWRGVYGKYWDVVEAKAKSKKPGKLLNLDKWYQEELPTLISSRPDKHVTQSELVKLMEWKLTRGKFRPRLQQLVASNSEDIVEKCSRKAFSLIPDVQAAIAELSSLKGVGPATASAVLAAGAPEQAAFMSDEAMESVPGLKPIQYTAKHYTLYLGKMIECTEKLNKVDPQQDWTPHRLELCLWAMTTAKQQQLPFLKDVDVKASSVAEKCSDADTNQRPAKKLKTR from the exons ATGAGTAGTCTGTTTGCCTGTGAGGACCCAGCCACATGGAGGGGGGTCTATGGGAAATACTGGGATGTAGTGGAGGCCAAGGCTAAAAGCAAGAAACCTGGAAAGCTGCTAAACCTCGACAAGTG GTACCAAGAGGAGCTGCCTACACTCATTTCAAGTCGACCTGACAAACATGTCACTCAGTCGGAGCTGGTGAAACTGATGGAGTGGAAGCTTACT AGAGGGAAGTTCAGGCCGAGGCTGCAGCAGCTGGTGGCTTCCAACAGTGAGGACATTGTGGAGAAATGTTCCAGAAAGGCCTTCAGCCTCATACCTGATGTGCAGGCAGCTATCGCAGAGCTCAGCTCCCTAAAAGGAGTCGGCCCAGCCACCGCTTCAG CTGTGTTGGCGGCAGGAGCTCCAGAACAGGCTGCATTCATGTCAGATGAAGCCATGGAGAGTGTACCAGGACTAAAGCCCATCCAATACACAGCCAAGCACTACACTCTCTACCTGGGCAAAATGATCGAGTGCactgaaaaactaaacaaag TTGATCCCCAGCAGGACTGGACGCCCCACAGGCTGGAGCTGTGTTTGTGGGCGATGACCACAgccaagcagcagcagctcccaTTTCTAAAGGATGTTGATGTGAAAGCCAGCAGTGTGGCGGAGAAGTGCTCAGACGCCGACACTAACCAGAGACCAGCgaagaagctcaaaacaagatAA